The proteins below come from a single Limosilactobacillus reuteri genomic window:
- a CDS encoding lactate/malate family dehydrogenase codes for MRKIGIIGLGHVGEMLANQLVMNGKVDELVLIDEKDQLAIAIQADLNDAQTVLATHTKIIIQDYAALADADVLITAFGKSALMKQQPMAELETNYQQALQVGNKIFKSDFSGILINLTNPNEAITAVLQQKVGLPQKQVIGIGTVVETARLYRAIAEAAKVAAANVTGFVYGQHDGHQVFAWSTVRVNGQPLTAAINGHHLDQSQLKIKANLSNWYTLDGLGYNVSAVTAWTLRIITAIFADEQLALPIAIYQPQYSTYISFPALIGRQGIGNLLLLKLYPLEEEEIKSAAATIKHQLDSLKNIKGE; via the coding sequence ATGAGAAAGATTGGAATTATTGGCCTCGGTCATGTGGGTGAAATGCTAGCCAACCAATTAGTAATGAACGGAAAAGTTGATGAATTAGTTTTGATTGATGAAAAAGATCAACTAGCTATTGCAATTCAGGCTGATTTAAATGATGCCCAAACGGTCTTGGCGACCCACACAAAAATAATTATTCAAGATTACGCTGCCTTAGCCGATGCGGATGTCCTTATTACCGCCTTTGGAAAGAGTGCTTTGATGAAGCAACAACCAATGGCTGAGCTTGAGACCAACTATCAGCAGGCCTTACAAGTTGGTAATAAGATTTTTAAGAGTGATTTTAGTGGGATCTTAATCAACCTTACTAATCCTAATGAGGCAATTACTGCTGTTCTCCAGCAAAAAGTTGGCTTGCCGCAAAAGCAAGTAATTGGGATTGGCACGGTTGTTGAAACGGCGCGCCTTTATCGGGCAATTGCAGAAGCCGCAAAGGTCGCCGCTGCCAATGTAACTGGTTTTGTCTATGGGCAACACGATGGTCATCAGGTATTTGCTTGGTCAACTGTTCGTGTGAATGGACAACCCTTAACTGCGGCAATCAATGGTCATCACTTAGATCAAAGTCAGCTTAAAATTAAGGCGAACCTTAGTAATTGGTACACTCTCGATGGATTAGGGTACAATGTTAGTGCTGTTACTGCTTGGACTCTCCGAATTATTACGGCAATTTTTGCGGATGAACAATTAGCGTTGCCGATTGCAATTTATCAGCCGCAGTATTCCACTTACATTAGTTTTCCAGCGTTAATTGGTCGGCAAGGAATTGGCAACCTTCTTCTCTTAAAACTTTACCCATTGGAAGAAGAAGAGATTAAGAGTGCGGCAGCAACAATTAAGCATCAATTAGATTCTCTAAAAAATATTAAAGGGGAGTAG
- a CDS encoding glycosyltransferase family 2 protein, with protein sequence MNFALDYICQITIRQRVPFEKVIIGVVDADAQLADNALQRLNAYFSSPRTNITQMRVKMYPHFKNWLQILQDIEFFSINHMTQIMRMYTKTVGLSGNSQFFRFKPIIDKIGAHPWGDALLDDYELTIKMMLKKLYIDYMTDTYVYQEALTSPKGFIRQRSRWVQGDLNCLKYLPEIIKSCILSRTQKLGIYYFLLQPWLNFLADVAIIILTTIAFTHWHNLYGHLTLMTVMAGLVVFSLFWRIIFGIFYYHDLAAYHEPPLKKHQLALLPLGISYMYVILFLVL encoded by the coding sequence TTGAATTTTGCCCTAGATTATATTTGTCAGATCACTATCCGACAGCGGGTTCCTTTTGAAAAGGTTATTATTGGCGTAGTGGATGCGGATGCTCAATTAGCTGACAATGCTCTGCAGCGATTAAATGCCTATTTTTCTTCGCCAAGAACGAATATTACTCAGATGCGAGTTAAAATGTATCCACACTTTAAAAATTGGCTGCAGATTTTACAAGATATTGAGTTTTTTAGTATTAACCATATGACCCAAATTATGCGAATGTATACTAAAACAGTTGGTTTAAGTGGGAATAGCCAGTTCTTTCGATTCAAACCAATTATTGATAAAATCGGTGCGCATCCATGGGGCGATGCACTATTAGATGACTACGAATTAACGATAAAAATGATGCTGAAAAAATTGTATATTGATTATATGACAGATACATACGTTTACCAGGAAGCGTTAACGTCTCCTAAAGGGTTTATTCGTCAACGAAGCCGGTGGGTACAAGGCGATTTAAATTGTCTTAAGTATCTTCCCGAGATTATTAAAAGCTGCATTTTAAGCAGGACACAGAAACTTGGTATATATTATTTCCTGCTTCAACCATGGCTCAATTTTCTGGCGGATGTTGCGATTATTATTTTAACGACGATTGCCTTTACTCATTGGCACAATCTTTATGGCCACTTGACTCTTATGACTGTGATGGCCGGCTTGGTAGTCTTTTCGTTATTTTGGAGAATAATATTTGGGATATTTTACTACCATGATTTAGCCGCCTATCATGAACCTCCTTTAAAAAAGCACCAATTGGCCTTATTACCGCTTGGAATTTCCTATATGTATGTTATCTTATTTTTAGTATTATAA
- a CDS encoding DUF3114 domain-containing protein has translation MIKANQIGSVNYIRTLKQSGLNAHEQLDLIINHHLQAYIDNYGFLQFSPTVYQFSPQLAPTSFFYPYFRDLVVTAYSGKKGLKADLLGRKIHLFRSYLDRQNITFIRQYQRPSLSPEATDFQRLLSYAHDNHFKLDFKTGANYHNRYHHKFAYPSNMKVQLVRNSYRRYANPARMIEFIVDIETGKFVSQWNIYRFDNQGRVDSDPTHYSTNQLRQIADTESFNYGIPYGEYYVTGKYRHTHQRLDITQPTDSQLRRVAKKYWQAPIDYDDGGNYADLVKNMQDVIAWRGVPDSQRIEVYADYVNSLKEHQCKNSGINHFFAKNKAFQHFYVPWWRRLV, from the coding sequence ATGATAAAAGCAAATCAAATTGGTTCCGTTAATTATATAAGAACCTTGAAACAAAGCGGTCTTAACGCTCATGAACAGCTTGATTTAATTATTAATCACCATTTACAAGCTTATATTGATAACTATGGATTTCTTCAATTTTCACCAACTGTATATCAATTTTCACCTCAGTTAGCCCCTACCAGTTTTTTCTATCCTTATTTTCGTGATCTAGTTGTGACGGCTTATTCAGGGAAGAAAGGGCTAAAAGCAGATTTGTTAGGACGCAAAATTCATTTATTTCGCAGTTATCTTGATCGGCAAAACATCACTTTTATTCGCCAATATCAGCGTCCCTCTCTTTCACCAGAAGCGACAGATTTTCAACGATTGCTTTCCTATGCCCACGATAATCACTTTAAATTAGACTTTAAAACTGGTGCTAATTACCATAATCGTTATCATCATAAATTTGCTTACCCCTCTAATATGAAGGTTCAATTAGTTCGTAATTCGTATCGTCGGTATGCTAATCCAGCCCGAATGATTGAATTTATTGTTGATATCGAAACAGGAAAGTTTGTTAGTCAATGGAATATTTATCGCTTTGATAACCAAGGAAGAGTTGATTCAGACCCCACGCATTATTCGACCAATCAATTACGGCAAATCGCTGATACAGAATCTTTTAACTATGGAATTCCCTATGGGGAGTATTATGTAACTGGTAAATATCGTCACACTCATCAACGTCTTGATATTACTCAACCGACCGATAGTCAGCTTCGAAGGGTTGCTAAAAAATATTGGCAGGCACCTATTGATTATGATGATGGCGGTAATTATGCTGACTTAGTAAAAAATATGCAGGATGTTATCGCATGGCGGGGCGTTCCAGATTCGCAGCGAATAGAAGTTTATGCTGATTATGTCAATTCATTAAAAGAACATCAGTGTAAAAATAGCGGAATTAATCATTTCTTTGCTAAGAATAAAGCATTTCAGCACTTTTATGTTCCTTGGTGGCGGAGATTGGTATAA
- a CDS encoding Bax inhibitor-1 family protein encodes MDNFSPNRRNVVDITDLNKFLTKMYGLMTLAVLLSALTAWLVMTVFAQQFTAFMVNNRWGMWLIILLPIILTFGINFNATRSPGLCLFLLILTAIVYGITFAFIAGAYAGTYIATAFVSSAGVFLTMAIIGTFSHRDFTRLGSYASAALIGLIIAMLVNFFVQSPIINYLLSIVAVIIFTALTAWDAQRMKNIYTECNGQVSSNGLAVLGALQLYLDFINLFISFLDIFGSSNES; translated from the coding sequence ATGGATAATTTTTCACCTAATCGTCGAAACGTTGTTGATATTACCGACTTAAATAAGTTTTTAACAAAAATGTATGGTTTAATGACCCTGGCAGTATTGCTTTCTGCCTTAACCGCTTGGCTCGTAATGACTGTTTTCGCTCAGCAATTTACTGCTTTTATGGTCAATAACCGCTGGGGAATGTGGTTAATTATCCTCTTGCCAATTATCCTAACGTTTGGGATTAATTTTAATGCTACTCGTAGTCCTGGTCTTTGTCTGTTCCTATTAATTTTAACAGCGATAGTCTACGGAATTACCTTTGCTTTTATCGCAGGCGCTTATGCTGGTACTTATATTGCAACAGCCTTCGTTTCCTCAGCGGGTGTATTCTTAACAATGGCGATTATTGGTACTTTTTCTCACCGTGATTTTACGCGACTTGGTTCTTATGCCAGTGCGGCCTTAATCGGCTTGATTATCGCCATGCTGGTTAACTTTTTTGTGCAAAGTCCAATAATTAATTATCTGCTTTCAATCGTTGCGGTAATCATTTTTACGGCATTAACAGCTTGGGATGCACAACGAATGAAAAATATCTATACCGAGTGTAATGGTCAAGTATCATCCAATGGGCTAGCTGTCCTTGGTGCATTACAGCTTTACCTTGATTTTATTAATCTCTTTATTAGTTTCTTAGACATTTTTGGATCAAGTAATGAAAGTTGA
- a CDS encoding TIGR00730 family Rossman fold protein: MIKRIAVYCGARDGNNPAFNHEAQRFGEWLVQHDIELVYGAGAFGLMGTLARTVLKNGGVVHGVITTELAERGAIYNELKDVRIVPNMDIRKQTMMDLADGLLAFPGGFGTLEEITEAASWTTVGDNHKPVAFYNFNGFYDSLNDLFKQMNKAGFVEDPYLNSICFSDQFDQILAFMQNYKAPAHRQYAQK, from the coding sequence ATGATTAAACGAATTGCAGTTTATTGTGGTGCGCGTGATGGAAATAATCCGGCATTTAATCATGAAGCACAACGATTTGGTGAATGGCTGGTCCAACACGATATTGAATTAGTTTATGGTGCCGGTGCGTTTGGCTTGATGGGAACCCTTGCTCGGACAGTCTTAAAAAATGGCGGCGTTGTTCACGGGGTAATAACTACTGAGCTAGCTGAACGTGGAGCCATTTATAACGAATTAAAAGATGTAAGAATTGTCCCTAATATGGATATTCGCAAGCAAACGATGATGGATCTTGCGGATGGGTTATTAGCTTTTCCCGGCGGCTTTGGGACACTAGAGGAAATTACCGAAGCCGCCTCATGGACAACAGTTGGGGATAATCATAAGCCAGTTGCTTTTTACAACTTTAATGGCTTTTATGATTCGTTAAACGACCTATTTAAGCAAATGAATAAGGCGGGCTTTGTAGAAGATCCTTATCTAAATAGTATCTGTTTTAGTGACCAGTTTGACCAGATTTTGGCATTTATGCAAAATTATAAAGCACCGGCACATCGTCAGTACGCTCAAAAATAA
- a CDS encoding GNAT family N-acetyltransferase produces MQWFDKQFTELTVNELFAILKLRVQVFNGEQQSSYPDPDDSDPLAHHVFATTNGEVVAYARYFIQNDVVTFGRVVVAPQARGIGLGGKIIEHLLSGIKVNFPNFKITIHAQAYVEDFYKKYGFESVGDHFMEAEREHITMVHEPLNDIYDK; encoded by the coding sequence ATGCAATGGTTTGATAAACAATTTACTGAACTAACAGTTAATGAACTTTTTGCCATTCTTAAGTTACGAGTACAAGTTTTTAATGGAGAACAACAGAGTTCCTATCCTGATCCGGATGATAGTGACCCACTTGCGCACCATGTTTTTGCAACTACTAATGGTGAAGTAGTTGCCTATGCACGTTATTTTATTCAGAATGATGTTGTAACTTTTGGTCGCGTAGTTGTGGCTCCACAAGCACGCGGGATTGGTTTAGGTGGAAAGATTATTGAACATTTATTAAGTGGAATCAAAGTGAATTTCCCCAACTTTAAGATAACTATTCATGCCCAAGCCTATGTTGAGGACTTTTACAAAAAATATGGTTTTGAATCTGTGGGTGACCATTTTATGGAGGCCGAGCGCGAGCATATTACGATGGTTCATGAACCGTTAAATGATATTTATGACAAATAA
- a CDS encoding glutamate--cysteine ligase — translation MGTDYDQLKVALKEPSLNAKLFSSQFGLEAKKHRILTNGRASRYPYPENLRSRQYNIYLNSGYTDDMMDFETGPVVGAKNAVRQLKMLEQIVISHLRSDERLWPLSMAPGPTYQHDLEYLQTAFTKKWDQETHDYLGKKYGIVQEILGDVHVNFSLDGELINEIYHRFYADRYPNRIDFQNHLYFKLAQKFYLYQWLFTYLYGASPVSEDMPHSIPEDLELPVRSLRCSDYGDDNFTNEQVTYTSYDQYFAELKHFMDNGTYYSMKEFFGPVRLRRHNHDMHDIDGALHKGIDYLEFRNFDLDPLSRTGISDDTINFLELMLLNSILSPLPDNLEERLAEAKKRNNGVALQKPKEQLPWMHEEAMQLIAELQNFIVEFNAPREYQLALKFVQRRVDDPSLTLSGQLADQLENGDLLSFGLKIANDRYTKNINFQHPLQAISDVYSDDVQQLVKAAIELGVQIDLQPTQVVLYVGDHQESYNAQAAFDFSKGARDVILSDFPEVQDFQEK, via the coding sequence ATGGGAACCGATTATGATCAACTTAAAGTAGCTTTAAAAGAACCGTCATTAAATGCCAAACTTTTTTCTTCACAGTTTGGTTTAGAGGCAAAGAAGCACCGAATTTTGACCAATGGGCGGGCAAGTCGTTATCCATATCCTGAAAATCTGCGTTCACGGCAATATAATATTTATTTGAACTCAGGCTATACGGATGACATGATGGACTTTGAAACGGGTCCAGTTGTTGGAGCTAAAAATGCAGTCCGGCAACTAAAAATGTTAGAGCAGATTGTTATCTCACATTTACGGAGTGATGAACGATTATGGCCGTTAAGTATGGCGCCAGGACCGACTTATCAGCATGACCTTGAATATTTACAAACTGCATTTACTAAGAAATGGGACCAAGAGACTCATGATTATCTAGGGAAGAAATATGGTATTGTTCAAGAAATTTTAGGGGATGTCCATGTTAATTTTAGTTTGGATGGTGAATTAATCAACGAGATTTATCACCGCTTTTATGCGGACCGGTATCCAAACCGTATTGATTTTCAAAATCATCTTTACTTTAAATTAGCGCAAAAGTTCTACCTTTATCAATGGTTATTTACGTACTTATATGGAGCAAGTCCGGTTTCTGAAGATATGCCACATAGTATTCCAGAGGATTTGGAGCTGCCAGTTCGGAGTTTGCGTTGTAGTGATTATGGGGATGATAACTTTACCAATGAGCAAGTTACCTATACTTCATACGACCAGTATTTTGCAGAACTAAAGCACTTCATGGACAATGGCACTTACTATAGTATGAAGGAATTCTTTGGCCCGGTACGGTTACGGCGGCATAACCATGATATGCATGATATTGATGGGGCCTTACATAAGGGAATTGATTATCTTGAATTTCGTAATTTTGACCTTGACCCGTTGTCGCGAACAGGAATTAGTGACGATACGATTAACTTCCTTGAATTAATGCTTTTAAATAGTATTCTTTCACCATTACCTGATAACTTGGAGGAACGATTAGCGGAAGCAAAAAAGCGGAATAATGGAGTGGCCTTACAAAAGCCAAAGGAACAATTACCGTGGATGCATGAAGAAGCAATGCAGTTAATCGCAGAGTTGCAAAACTTTATTGTTGAGTTTAATGCTCCGCGAGAATACCAGCTTGCTTTGAAGTTTGTACAACGACGAGTGGATGATCCTTCGCTAACTCTTAGCGGTCAGTTAGCAGATCAACTTGAAAATGGTGATTTATTATCATTTGGGTTAAAAATTGCCAATGATCGTTACACGAAAAATATTAATTTCCAACATCCATTGCAAGCAATCAGCGATGTTTACTCAGATGATGTTCAACAATTGGTTAAAGCTGCCATTGAGTTAGGTGTCCAAATAGACTTGCAACCAACGCAAGTAGTATTATATGTAGGAGATCATCAAGAAAGCTATAATGCTCAAGCAGCTTTTGATTTCTCAAAGGGTGCCCGTGATGTAATTCTTAGTGATTTTCCAGAAGTTCAGGATTTTCAGGAAAAGTAA